Proteins from a genomic interval of Bifidobacterium longum subsp. infantis ATCC 15697 = JCM 1222 = DSM 20088:
- a CDS encoding peptidase U32 family protein: protein MRIPTRKKPEVLSPAGNLRGLKTAVDYGADAVYCGGKAFGMRSAPKNLSLEDFEEGSRYAHERGARVYVTCNVLPRNNEIEAMREYVGQLKDTGVDALIVSDIGVMMMARQVAPNLELHVSTQAGVTNYQAANAFYELGARRVVLAREMDLQAVRDIRANIPGDLDIECFVHGAMCMAFSGRCLFSNYLTGRDGNHGECAQPCRWKYSIVEEKRPGQYFPIEQTENGAYLFNSQDMNMLGHLDDLIDSGATSLKIEGRAKSAYYIAAMTNAYKTAVNEYMIQRGFEDADGNVLKPFRDRVIRQGDPDFGQGTEDQVMRNADAAFAGVADEGYDRGSDTAVADSVASSVAAERDRVTVADAADSTASGTPAGTAVEPDGMSSHARSTRRKSNTAVEQIETDWKHAAVRPAPHVELPEWLLEETDKVAHRDYSTGFYYPEHKVTQNTDRSAYFRSWLVVGEVLSWSADEDGRVTLMSRNKIEPGQQVEFLLPGERPLVFTVPETGLRDADGAPVPAINNPAHVFSMPCPHQVPINAAIRSRTKKPTLKAE, encoded by the coding sequence ATGAGAATCCCCACCCGCAAAAAGCCCGAAGTGTTGTCCCCGGCCGGCAACCTGAGGGGTCTGAAAACCGCGGTCGATTATGGTGCCGACGCCGTCTACTGCGGCGGCAAAGCCTTCGGCATGCGATCGGCCCCCAAAAACCTAAGTCTTGAGGACTTTGAGGAAGGCTCGCGCTACGCCCATGAACGCGGCGCCCGCGTGTACGTGACCTGCAACGTGCTGCCGCGCAACAACGAGATCGAAGCCATGCGCGAGTACGTCGGCCAGCTCAAGGACACCGGCGTGGACGCGCTGATCGTCTCTGACATCGGCGTGATGATGATGGCCCGCCAAGTGGCTCCGAACCTGGAATTGCATGTCTCCACGCAGGCCGGCGTCACCAATTACCAAGCTGCGAACGCCTTCTATGAGCTTGGCGCTCGCCGTGTGGTGTTGGCCCGCGAGATGGACTTGCAGGCCGTGCGTGATATTCGCGCCAACATTCCCGGTGACCTCGACATCGAATGCTTCGTGCATGGCGCGATGTGCATGGCCTTCTCCGGCCGCTGCCTGTTCTCCAACTATCTGACCGGCCGTGATGGCAATCACGGCGAATGCGCCCAGCCATGCCGCTGGAAATATTCGATCGTGGAAGAGAAACGCCCCGGCCAGTACTTCCCGATCGAACAGACCGAGAACGGCGCCTATCTGTTCAATTCGCAGGACATGAATATGCTGGGGCACTTGGATGATTTGATTGACTCCGGTGCCACCAGCCTCAAAATCGAAGGCCGCGCGAAAAGCGCCTACTATATCGCCGCCATGACCAACGCCTACAAAACCGCGGTTAATGAATACATGATTCAACGCGGTTTTGAAGACGCTGATGGCAATGTTCTGAAGCCTTTCCGTGACCGTGTGATTCGCCAGGGCGACCCCGATTTTGGCCAAGGAACCGAAGATCAAGTGATGCGCAATGCCGATGCCGCGTTCGCCGGTGTGGCCGATGAGGGATATGACCGTGGCTCTGATACTGCGGTTGCCGATTCGGTCGCCAGCTCGGTTGCCGCAGAACGTGACCGCGTGACGGTTGCTGATGCCGCCGACTCAACTGCCTCTGGTACGCCGGCCGGCACCGCCGTCGAACCCGACGGCATGAGCTCTCACGCCCGTTCCACGCGCCGCAAGTCCAACACCGCGGTCGAACAGATCGAGACCGATTGGAAGCATGCGGCCGTTCGCCCGGCCCCACACGTCGAACTGCCCGAATGGCTGCTCGAGGAAACCGACAAGGTGGCCCACCGCGACTACTCCACCGGCTTCTACTACCCGGAGCACAAGGTCACACAGAACACCGACCGCTCCGCCTACTTCCGCTCATGGCTGGTAGTGGGCGAAGTGCTGAGCTGGAGCGCGGACGAAGACGGACGTGTCACGCTGATGAGCCGTAACAAGATCGAGCCAGGTCAACAGGTCGAATTCCTGCTGCCTGGCGAGAGACCATTGGTCTTTACCGTGCCGGAAACCGGCCTGCGCGATGCCGATGGCGCGCCAGTACCCGCCATCAATAATCCGGCGCACGTGTTCTCGATGCCCTGCCCACACCAGGTGCCCATCAACGCCGCCATCCGCTCGCGCACCAAAAAGCCCACCCTCAAAGCCGAATAA
- a CDS encoding 3-deoxy-7-phosphoheptulonate synthase produces MAALRGPDSSEDERRLGEQAVFPETVDVNIRQLDPIPAPRAFLREQPLTDEMSELVLHSRQEIRDVLNGRDDRLLVIVGPCSIHDPKAAHEYAEKLAAVKRELEDRLVIVMRVYFEKPRTTIGWKGLINDPDLDGRFNIRKGMWLARKVLTDVLSLGLPAATEWLDPITPQYICDAISWGAIGARNTESQVHRELASGLSMPVGFKNSTDGSIKAAADSCFAAGFEHHFLSINLDGRVISAETKGNPDCHLVLRGSSHGPNYDAESVRRALGDLKASQATGPSRHGLVIDAAHGNCGKDERREAEVIEEIAERLAHGEQGITGVMMESFLVGGHQKPAPLDQLVYGQSVTDACVPWDRTNELLHTLADAVTARSSAK; encoded by the coding sequence TTGGCAGCGTTACGTGGCCCGGATAGTTCCGAGGATGAACGTCGGTTGGGGGAGCAGGCCGTCTTTCCCGAGACCGTCGATGTCAACATTCGTCAGCTTGACCCCATTCCCGCGCCGCGTGCCTTCCTCAGGGAGCAGCCGCTCACCGATGAGATGAGCGAGCTCGTGCTCCACTCGCGGCAGGAAATCCGCGATGTGCTCAACGGCCGCGACGACCGACTGCTCGTCATCGTGGGCCCCTGCTCAATCCACGACCCGAAGGCCGCGCACGAGTACGCAGAAAAGCTGGCTGCCGTCAAGCGCGAGCTGGAAGACCGACTCGTGATCGTGATGCGCGTGTACTTCGAGAAGCCACGCACCACCATCGGCTGGAAAGGCCTCATCAACGACCCCGATCTGGACGGTCGCTTCAATATTCGTAAGGGCATGTGGCTGGCCCGCAAGGTGCTCACCGACGTGCTGAGCCTCGGTCTGCCCGCCGCCACCGAATGGCTTGACCCCATCACCCCGCAGTACATCTGCGACGCGATCAGCTGGGGTGCCATCGGCGCGCGTAACACCGAATCCCAAGTCCACCGCGAACTGGCCAGTGGCCTGTCCATGCCGGTGGGCTTCAAGAACTCCACCGACGGCTCCATCAAGGCCGCCGCCGATTCCTGCTTCGCGGCCGGCTTCGAGCATCACTTCCTGTCCATTAACTTGGACGGTCGCGTGATTTCCGCCGAAACCAAAGGTAACCCGGATTGCCATCTGGTTCTGCGCGGTTCCAGCCACGGCCCGAACTACGATGCCGAATCCGTGCGCCGGGCTTTGGGAGATCTCAAGGCCTCGCAGGCGACGGGGCCGAGCCGGCACGGGCTCGTCATCGACGCCGCCCACGGCAATTGCGGCAAGGACGAACGCCGCGAAGCCGAAGTCATCGAAGAGATAGCCGAGCGTCTGGCGCATGGCGAGCAGGGCATCACCGGCGTGATGATGGAGAGCTTCCTGGTGGGCGGCCATCAGAAGCCGGCCCCGCTCGACCAGCTGGTCTACGGCCAGTCCGTCACCGATGCCTGCGTGCCGTGGGATCGCACTAACGAGCTGCTACACACCCTGGCCGACGCCGTCACCGCTCGCAGCTCGGCTAAATAG
- a CDS encoding pyroglutamyl-peptidase I: MRELNVVISGFDHYDGVEVNPAVEVPKAIAEQGLGVSSAPDDPLEQVAVTVHAVSIPVSFAKAWPTLKETIEATKPNIVIATGLKHAARGVMLERCATNLMDAIRPDADNVTPRREPIDPNGPAAYWTRLPLRSILNDFTDDSIPATLSSDAGTFVCNSLFYNLLNWTATQERVLGGFVSFPPVVPAHSSQHGLPLDQQIAAGRDVVREAVRYYLKPSSSDILIA; this comes from the coding sequence ATGCGTGAACTCAATGTTGTGATCTCCGGCTTCGACCACTATGACGGCGTGGAGGTCAATCCCGCCGTCGAAGTGCCCAAGGCCATCGCCGAGCAGGGACTGGGCGTCTCCTCTGCTCCGGACGATCCGTTGGAGCAGGTCGCCGTCACCGTTCATGCCGTCAGCATCCCGGTGAGCTTCGCCAAAGCCTGGCCCACGCTGAAAGAGACCATTGAGGCCACCAAGCCCAATATCGTCATCGCCACCGGGCTCAAGCACGCAGCCCGAGGCGTGATGCTTGAACGATGCGCCACCAACCTGATGGACGCGATCAGGCCGGACGCGGACAACGTGACCCCACGCCGCGAACCCATCGACCCCAATGGCCCGGCCGCCTATTGGACCCGCCTGCCGTTGCGCTCGATCCTGAATGATTTCACGGATGATTCTATTCCGGCCACCCTGAGTTCGGACGCAGGTACGTTCGTATGTAATTCGCTGTTCTACAACTTGCTCAACTGGACCGCCACCCAGGAGCGGGTGCTGGGCGGATTCGTCAGCTTCCCTCCGGTCGTTCCGGCGCATTCCAGCCAGCATGGTCTACCACTCGACCAGCAGATCGCCGCTGGCCGTGATGTGGTGCGCGAAGCCGTACGCTACTATCTCAAGCCCTCCAGCTCCGACATCCTCATCGCCTAG
- a CDS encoding polyphenol oxidase family protein yields MPEYSEEILDSNSISSTDKAGRPIPVTIPIALAPGIKVVYTTRLGGLSAGDYGNLNLGGKSGDEPEAVLSNRIALAEAVQARLSLVSQVHSGVAVDVDDSFVINTPFGFDVSGTHGETDTPHVIEADGQVTAQSGIALGMFAADCLPVLLGDPVTGIIGAAHCGRRGLERGVIGTTVDLMKSKGADPANIVATLGPRICGDCYEVGDEIADQFIKRFPLTKTKTRFGGAGIDIAEAAMIDLAFAGVHQVVDSMPRVHAATQYLEEDPELAELCRTDGEGPAELAERIDNISHSMCTLENPLWYSHRRAALANKTHEGRLLALIVRD; encoded by the coding sequence ATGCCTGAATACAGCGAAGAAATCCTCGATTCCAACAGCATCAGCTCTACCGATAAAGCCGGTCGCCCTATTCCGGTGACCATCCCCATCGCACTGGCCCCCGGCATCAAGGTGGTGTACACCACGCGACTGGGCGGCCTGAGCGCCGGCGATTACGGCAACCTGAACCTCGGCGGCAAGTCCGGCGACGAACCTGAGGCCGTACTGTCGAACCGCATCGCACTCGCCGAAGCGGTGCAAGCCCGCCTATCGCTGGTCTCCCAAGTACATTCCGGCGTGGCTGTGGACGTGGACGACTCGTTCGTCATCAACACCCCCTTCGGCTTCGACGTGTCCGGCACACATGGTGAGACTGACACTCCGCACGTCATCGAGGCGGACGGCCAGGTCACCGCACAATCCGGCATAGCCCTAGGCATGTTCGCGGCCGACTGCCTGCCGGTGCTGCTGGGCGACCCGGTCACCGGTATCATTGGTGCGGCCCACTGCGGCCGTCGTGGTTTGGAGCGTGGTGTGATCGGCACCACGGTAGACCTGATGAAGAGCAAGGGTGCCGATCCGGCGAACATCGTGGCCACACTCGGCCCGCGCATCTGCGGCGACTGCTATGAAGTGGGCGACGAGATCGCCGACCAGTTCATCAAGCGCTTCCCGCTGACCAAGACGAAGACCCGTTTCGGTGGTGCCGGCATTGACATCGCCGAGGCGGCAATGATCGACCTCGCTTTCGCCGGCGTACATCAGGTGGTCGATTCTATGCCGCGCGTGCACGCCGCCACCCAGTACCTTGAGGAAGACCCGGAACTCGCCGAACTGTGCCGCACGGACGGCGAAGGCCCGGCCGAGCTCGCGGAGCGCATCGACAACATCAGCCACAGCATGTGCACGCTCGAAAACCCACTGTGGTACTCGCACCGCCGCGCCGCGCTCGCCAACAAAACACACGAAGGCCGCCTCCTCGCCCTCATCGTGCGTGACTGA
- the mtnN gene encoding 5'-methylthioadenosine/S-adenosylhomocysteine nucleosidase, which yields MGMKTVAIIGALDEEVALIAKSLTHVTHTAKGSLDIVSGTVDSFGSDVIKVAATVGGMGLVNAAATTQLLIDEFAPDAVIFSGIAGNLNTHLHINDVVLGGTLRYLDTDMRLVGQWKPGTADAPVEEFHSDDRLLEVADEALANAGITHITGIIASGNYFVDTPQKAEEVIRLTGADAVEMEGAAVAQVAARNDVPALVIRALSDNADTDYEVFKEFDISEYADTAARLAVDIVKRL from the coding sequence ATGGGTATGAAAACTGTAGCTATTATTGGCGCATTGGATGAGGAAGTGGCGCTGATCGCCAAATCGCTCACGCATGTGACGCACACCGCCAAGGGCAGCCTTGACATCGTGTCCGGCACGGTCGACTCCTTTGGTTCTGACGTCATCAAGGTTGCCGCAACGGTAGGCGGCATGGGACTGGTCAATGCGGCCGCCACCACGCAGCTGCTGATTGACGAGTTCGCCCCGGACGCCGTGATTTTCAGCGGCATCGCCGGCAACCTCAACACCCACCTGCACATCAACGACGTGGTGCTCGGCGGCACCCTGCGCTACCTCGACACTGACATGCGGCTCGTAGGCCAGTGGAAGCCCGGCACTGCGGACGCTCCGGTGGAGGAATTCCACTCTGATGACCGTCTGCTGGAAGTTGCCGACGAGGCGCTTGCCAATGCGGGCATTACCCACATCACCGGCATCATCGCCTCCGGCAACTACTTCGTGGACACGCCCCAAAAGGCCGAGGAGGTCATCCGACTCACCGGGGCTGACGCCGTGGAGATGGAAGGAGCCGCCGTGGCACAGGTCGCCGCCCGCAATGACGTGCCGGCACTGGTGATTCGTGCCCTTTCCGACAACGCCGACACTGATTACGAGGTATTCAAGGAGTTCGACATCTCCGAATACGCCGACACCGCCGCCCGTCTGGCCGTCGATATCGTCAAGCGCCTGTAA
- a CDS encoding C1 family peptidase, with translation MSELTPLTGEALNTLRGDFAQSGTNRLAMNAVTAAGIDKVARNYDRARLMQRRFSTIVDNGEATHQDRSGRCWLFSSLNVARFVAKKNMNLKEFEFSQNYAMYYDKLERVNYFLKDVAALVAAGEPSDSRLMQHLLADVMGDGGQWTMAMNVYKKYGAVPKDLFPETESSKNTGEMNTQLRHMLHTAVAHMYAADGDASKVEAIIADATAAGHRILTIHLGEPPVSFDWEWTDKDGEFHRDGEITPVEFWKKYVGPAGLEDYVCLVDDPRTEHAKGKKIGIEHLGNVAGGDATEYLNVPNQFMKDCVKQILVEQGIPVWFGADCHPFMDRENGAWATDLFEYGRVYDVDFDLDKEARVRFGDSAMNHAMAFAGVDVADDGSTRRWRVENSWGAKIADKGYFTMSDDWFTEYVYEVAVPKAMLPEEYRKALESPATMLPAWDPMGALA, from the coding sequence ATGAGTGAATTGACGCCTCTGACCGGCGAAGCATTGAATACCCTGCGCGGCGATTTCGCACAGAGTGGCACCAACCGTCTGGCCATGAACGCGGTGACCGCCGCCGGCATCGACAAGGTGGCTCGCAATTATGACCGCGCTCGTCTGATGCAGCGCCGTTTCTCCACCATCGTTGACAATGGCGAAGCCACCCATCAGGATCGCTCCGGCCGCTGCTGGCTGTTCAGCTCCCTGAACGTGGCCCGTTTCGTGGCCAAGAAGAACATGAACTTGAAGGAGTTCGAGTTCTCCCAGAACTACGCGATGTACTACGACAAGCTGGAGCGCGTCAACTACTTCCTTAAGGATGTGGCCGCTCTGGTGGCTGCCGGGGAGCCGTCCGACTCCCGCCTGATGCAGCACCTGCTCGCCGACGTGATGGGCGATGGCGGCCAGTGGACCATGGCCATGAACGTGTACAAGAAGTACGGCGCTGTGCCCAAGGACCTGTTCCCGGAGACCGAATCCTCCAAGAACACCGGTGAGATGAACACCCAGCTGCGCCACATGCTGCACACCGCCGTGGCGCACATGTACGCCGCTGACGGCGATGCCTCCAAGGTCGAGGCGATTATTGCCGACGCCACTGCTGCCGGCCACCGTATTCTGACCATCCACCTGGGCGAGCCGCCGGTCTCCTTCGACTGGGAATGGACCGACAAGGATGGCGAATTCCACCGCGACGGCGAGATCACGCCGGTCGAATTCTGGAAGAAGTACGTGGGACCGGCCGGTCTCGAGGACTACGTGTGCCTGGTGGATGATCCGCGCACCGAGCACGCCAAGGGCAAGAAGATCGGCATCGAGCACCTCGGCAATGTGGCTGGCGGCGACGCCACCGAGTACCTCAACGTGCCAAACCAGTTCATGAAGGACTGTGTCAAGCAGATTCTCGTTGAGCAGGGCATCCCGGTATGGTTCGGTGCCGACTGCCACCCGTTCATGGACCGTGAGAACGGCGCTTGGGCCACCGACCTGTTCGAGTACGGCCGCGTGTACGACGTGGACTTCGATTTGGACAAGGAAGCCCGCGTGCGCTTCGGTGACTCCGCCATGAACCACGCCATGGCCTTCGCCGGCGTGGACGTCGCCGATGACGGCTCCACGCGGCGCTGGCGTGTGGAGAACTCCTGGGGTGCCAAGATCGCCGACAAGGGCTACTTCACCATGTCCGACGACTGGTTCACCGAATACGTCTACGAGGTCGCCGTCCCCAAGGCCATGCTTCCCGAAGAGTACCGCAAGGCCTTGGAATCCCCGGCCACCATGCTCCCCGCATGGGATCCGATGGGCGCGCTCGCATAA
- a CDS encoding IspD/TarI family cytidylyltransferase: protein MTERDFDTPVETPTVQPAPAQGTKPAQTVPVVAVVLAAGFGTRFDPDNPKQLVSVGGKPIVCWSIDAFEHCDRVSDIVVVVNPKVRGEVETLVGEMGYTKVRVIIDGGDERVDSTATALDMLATAGIPDDAKILIHDAVRPFVEQSAIDGSIDALDQFTAATVAYASTDTVLLTEDLGDLKVVKSVPDRPNTFRAQTPQSFRFATIRHAYDLAAADPDFHPTDDTRVVVDYLPDEPVAIVSGAETNLKITTLEDIPTAERIAEEILGRDPKEEARARMHALLAQAAGQMHR, encoded by the coding sequence ATGACTGAGAGAGATTTCGATACCCCCGTCGAGACGCCTACCGTCCAGCCGGCCCCCGCTCAGGGCACCAAACCGGCACAAACCGTGCCGGTGGTAGCCGTAGTGCTGGCCGCCGGCTTCGGTACGCGCTTCGACCCCGATAATCCCAAGCAGCTTGTCTCCGTGGGCGGCAAGCCCATCGTGTGCTGGAGCATTGATGCCTTTGAACATTGCGATCGCGTCAGCGACATCGTGGTGGTGGTCAATCCCAAGGTGCGCGGTGAAGTGGAAACGTTGGTTGGCGAGATGGGCTACACCAAGGTCCGCGTCATCATTGACGGCGGTGACGAACGTGTGGACAGTACCGCCACCGCGCTCGACATGCTGGCTACGGCTGGCATTCCGGACGATGCCAAGATTCTGATCCATGACGCCGTCCGTCCGTTCGTGGAACAGTCCGCCATCGACGGTTCGATTGATGCGCTCGACCAGTTCACGGCCGCGACCGTGGCCTACGCCTCAACCGACACCGTGCTGTTGACCGAGGATCTGGGCGATTTGAAAGTGGTCAAGTCGGTGCCGGACCGCCCGAACACCTTCCGCGCGCAGACCCCGCAATCCTTCCGCTTCGCGACGATTCGTCACGCTTACGATTTGGCTGCCGCCGACCCGGACTTCCATCCCACCGACGACACGCGCGTAGTGGTCGATTATCTGCCTGATGAACCCGTCGCCATTGTCTCCGGTGCGGAAACCAACCTGAAGATCACCACGTTGGAAGATATTCCCACAGCTGAGCGTATCGCCGAGGAGATTCTCGGTCGTGATCCCAAGGAAGAGGCCCGCGCCCGCATGCATGCCCTGCTGGCCCAAGCAGCCGGCCAGATGCATCGCTAG
- a CDS encoding 3-deoxy-7-phosphoheptulonate synthase: MQQQEEAAHSLRPLQVGPQPLNTPEELRAIRQAMGEGKNPLVVTDVPRWEDQVGVSRIINRRVLELEPLPTPAQVLAELPLTDQAQEIVAYSRDEIRACLYGQDDRLLVIVGPCSVHDPKAALDYAHRLAKLKDELGEQLLIVMRVYFEKPRTTIGWKGLINDPDIDGSHNIRKGLLLARKTLLGVLKEGLAAATEFLEPTSPQFISDAVSWGAIGARNTESQIHRQLASGLSMPVGFKNATDGSVKAAVNGCFAAAQQHTFFGIDHLGRACAVETLGNPDCHVVLRGSIHGPNYDAESVAKAMEDVRAEMPAESAASHGLIVDCSHGNSGKDEHRQAEVVRNIASRIAAGERGITGIMMESFIEGGNQKAAPLDQLVYGKSITDKCISWEETEALLRELAEAVATRRWH, translated from the coding sequence ATGCAGCAGCAGGAGGAAGCAGCGCATTCGCTGCGTCCGTTGCAAGTCGGTCCGCAGCCGTTGAACACCCCGGAAGAGCTTCGCGCCATTCGTCAGGCGATGGGGGAGGGGAAGAATCCGCTCGTCGTCACCGATGTGCCTCGTTGGGAGGATCAGGTGGGTGTCAGTCGCATCATCAACCGCCGCGTATTGGAGTTGGAGCCGCTGCCCACACCCGCGCAAGTGCTCGCTGAGCTCCCGCTGACCGATCAGGCTCAGGAAATCGTCGCCTACTCGCGTGATGAGATTCGCGCGTGCCTGTACGGCCAAGATGACAGGTTGTTGGTCATCGTCGGCCCCTGTTCGGTTCATGACCCGAAGGCCGCGCTGGACTACGCGCATCGATTGGCCAAGCTGAAAGACGAGCTCGGCGAGCAGCTGCTCATCGTCATGCGCGTGTACTTCGAGAAGCCGCGCACCACCATCGGCTGGAAGGGCCTGATCAACGACCCGGATATTGATGGCAGCCACAATATCCGCAAGGGCCTGTTGCTTGCCCGCAAAACCTTGCTTGGTGTGCTGAAGGAAGGATTGGCGGCCGCCACGGAATTCCTGGAGCCCACCAGTCCGCAGTTCATCTCGGATGCGGTGAGTTGGGGCGCCATTGGTGCGCGCAACACGGAAAGCCAGATTCACCGCCAATTGGCCAGCGGGCTTTCCATGCCGGTCGGCTTTAAGAACGCCACCGACGGTTCGGTGAAGGCGGCGGTCAACGGTTGCTTCGCCGCTGCCCAGCAGCACACGTTCTTCGGCATTGACCATCTGGGGCGTGCCTGCGCAGTCGAGACCCTTGGCAACCCGGACTGCCATGTGGTGTTGCGCGGCTCGATTCACGGCCCGAACTACGATGCCGAATCCGTGGCCAAAGCCATGGAAGACGTACGCGCCGAAATGCCCGCTGAATCCGCCGCTTCGCATGGTCTGATTGTTGATTGCTCGCACGGTAACTCCGGCAAGGACGAACATCGTCAGGCCGAAGTCGTGCGCAATATTGCCAGCAGAATTGCAGCTGGCGAGCGGGGCATCACCGGCATCATGATGGAAAGCTTTATTGAAGGAGGCAATCAGAAGGCCGCGCCGCTTGATCAGCTGGTCTATGGCAAGTCGATTACTGACAAGTGCATCAGCTGGGAAGAGACCGAGGCCTTGCTGCGCGAGCTTGCGGAAGCCGTGGCCACGCGGCGTTGGCACTGA
- a CDS encoding cell division protein, giving the protein MVDRFPVVLRGYDKEKVDAAFDATQESVKRAQQTLASMREQIAADDDRILQLQAQLQEEKNKKPEGNSFASLGANAQQMLASAEQTSTELLERAKQDASSIRTTAQAQAETLINNAKLDAQHIVDDANAKAASILTNANNQAESVTTSANEDAAQLRSETAKTITEQRQTVELELSNAREEHTKKMASERSTQEREIADMKAEATQQVAAMRKSANEEITKLKSDSNDQIEAALAEANKKLADVREQVSKMMTEAQRKASEIIDAAKTKGQEITDEAEVKRTSTMSQVNAEVEQIRHDIAAQQDEATKKVNELLQHLEERRVAAKREADELVGQAKNTRDQADSYAASKREEADIQAAAIVHKAGEEADAQIEERRAAAQSELDGLSKRIADLQERESVITQRVSELRSMFSQAFSGFAFGGNAAASGQSQEAAAVASLPVVAPVPEVKPVHNEADDQPGELSGNESAADDHNETDAAPADSAAQNEQSESSEPSEHQTQGEPEAPTQENTAVSEQNGE; this is encoded by the coding sequence ATGGTGGATCGTTTCCCGGTGGTGCTGCGAGGATATGACAAGGAGAAGGTCGATGCTGCCTTCGACGCTACTCAGGAGAGTGTGAAGCGTGCGCAGCAGACGTTGGCCAGCATGCGTGAGCAGATTGCGGCGGATGACGACCGTATTCTGCAACTGCAGGCCCAACTTCAGGAAGAGAAGAACAAGAAGCCGGAAGGCAACAGCTTCGCTTCCTTGGGAGCGAACGCCCAGCAGATGCTTGCCTCCGCCGAACAGACGAGTACCGAACTGCTGGAACGCGCCAAGCAGGACGCGTCCTCCATCCGTACCACGGCTCAGGCGCAGGCCGAAACACTGATCAACAATGCCAAGCTGGATGCCCAGCATATTGTTGACGACGCCAATGCCAAGGCCGCCTCGATTCTGACGAACGCCAACAATCAGGCCGAATCAGTGACCACCTCCGCCAACGAGGACGCCGCACAACTGCGCTCCGAAACCGCCAAGACCATCACCGAACAGCGTCAGACCGTCGAGCTTGAGCTCAGCAACGCGCGCGAAGAGCACACCAAGAAGATGGCTTCCGAACGCTCCACCCAAGAGCGCGAAATCGCCGATATGAAGGCGGAAGCTACCCAGCAGGTTGCCGCAATGCGCAAAAGCGCCAATGAGGAGATCACCAAGCTTAAGTCCGATTCCAACGATCAGATTGAGGCGGCGCTCGCCGAGGCCAACAAGAAGCTCGCCGACGTGCGCGAGCAAGTGTCCAAGATGATGACCGAAGCCCAGCGCAAGGCCAGCGAAATCATTGATGCGGCCAAGACCAAGGGTCAGGAAATCACTGATGAGGCCGAGGTCAAGCGCACCAGCACGATGAGCCAGGTCAACGCCGAAGTCGAGCAGATCCGTCACGACATCGCCGCTCAGCAGGATGAGGCCACGAAGAAGGTCAACGAACTGCTGCAGCACCTCGAAGAGCGTCGTGTGGCGGCCAAGCGGGAAGCCGATGAGTTGGTCGGCCAGGCCAAGAACACTCGCGACCAAGCCGATTCATATGCCGCGTCCAAGCGCGAGGAGGCGGACATCCAGGCCGCCGCAATCGTGCATAAGGCGGGCGAGGAAGCCGATGCGCAGATCGAGGAGCGTCGTGCCGCCGCCCAAAGCGAGCTTGACGGTCTGTCCAAGCGCATCGCCGATCTGCAGGAACGCGAGTCCGTCATCACCCAGCGTGTTTCGGAACTGCGTTCTATGTTCTCGCAGGCGTTCTCCGGATTCGCTTTCGGTGGTAATGCGGCGGCCTCTGGTCAGAGTCAGGAAGCCGCTGCCGTGGCGTCATTGCCGGTGGTCGCGCCCGTCCCGGAAGTCAAGCCTGTGCACAACGAGGCCGATGATCAGCCGGGTGAGTTGAGCGGAAACGAGTCGGCTGCCGACGATCACAATGAGACAGATGCGGCACCGGCTGATTCGGCTGCGCAGAATGAGCAGTCCGAATCGTCTGAGCCGTCCGAGCACCAGACACAGGGCGAACCGGAGGCCCCGACTCAGGAGAATACAGCCGTATCTGAGCAGAACGGCGAATGA